The DNA segment CCGCGGACTACTCGGCGAAACGTTGGTCGTCGTGATGGGCGAATTCGGACGCACTCCCAAACTCAATACGCTCGGCGGTCGAGACCACTGGCCACGTGTGTTCAGCGTGATGATGGCCGGCGGCGGCATCGGGGGCGGGCAAGTGATCGGGTCCAGCGACGACATGGGCGAAAGTCCTCACGACCGCCCCGTGACGCCAGCCGACCTAGCCGCAACCATCTATCAATTGCTGGGGATCGATCCCACGACCATCTTGAACACGGCAGACGGCCGCCCTGTCAAAGTGAGCTTGCATGGCACTCCGATCAGCGAGTTGGTTGGATGAATCCTTGGCATCCTCGACGAAAATTCCAGTGTCGTTTGCTGATCGCAATCACAGTGGCGATTACCGTATCGCTTTCGCCATGCCTGGATTCGGTTGCAGAGCAGCCCGAAAACGAACGCGCTGCCGCATCAGTGACAGCGCCGCCCGTGACAGCGTTAGCGATGGCCCCGTCCGGTGACAGGATTGTTTCCGGATCACAAGCCGGAATCTCGATTTACAAATGGCCATCAATGGCGATTGTTGAAAGTCACGATTTCGAAATCGGGCAAATCCAAAGCTTGCGATTTTCACCAGACGCAACACGATTGCTGATCGCCGGTGGCAAACCGAGCGAGGTTGGACAGTGGCAAATCGCGACGTGGCCGGACCTTTCGATCGTCGCATCAAGCTCGGAGCACGACGATGTGATTCACTCTGCGATCTGGCTTTCGGATGATCGATTCGTCACAGGGGCCGCAGACACCGAAGTGATCCAGTGGCAAATGCAGTCGCATGCGGACGCCAGCAGTCGAGCCACAATTGTCAGGCGCCTGACCGGCCATTCTCGCCGAGTGCTCAGCGTCGAATCAATCGACCGTGGTCGGCTGTTGATTTCAGCCGGTGTTGACCAGAGCCTGCGAGTGTGGAGCAACGACGCGGATTTGGTGACGCCGCTGCGAGTCCTGGACAACCACACCGGCATCGTGCGTGACCTCGCCAGACGCCCCGGTGATCACCCGATCGCATACCTGGCATCAGCCAGCGCGGACAAGACCGTTCGAATCTGGCAACCGTCGATCGGCCGACTTGTACGATTCGCCCGGTTGCCGGTCGAACCACTTTGCATCGCTTGGTCCAGCGACGGCAATCAGATTGGCGTCGGCTGCATCGACGGCAAGCTACGGATCGTCAACGCTAACACCGTCACAGTGGAACAAACGCTGCCAGCGGTCAACGGCTGGGCCTACTCCATCCTGGCCACCCAAGACGGCAGCTACATCATCGGCGGCACCGACGGAAAACTAGCCCACGTCAAACCCATTCCCCCCACCAACCCGCTAATGCAAAACCATCAATCCACCCCAGCGACGCAAGGCGGACGTCGTGCCGTCATTCAGCCGGGTCTTTCGTTGGCATGTCCCAGCGGATTTTGTAGAGACGCTGATCACTGATTTGAATTGGCTTCGCGTCGGTGAATCGAATCGTGTCGCTCCACCAATCCTCTGCCGTAGCTTGGTGAAAGACGATTCGATTCGACGTGGCGTGACGATCGACCGACTTGACCTTTTCTTGATCTCCAAAACCTTCGGCGACAAGGAAGTTGAGTTCGTCACAATCGAAAGTCAACACTTGCGTGTCTGTGGTCACGTAGAGATGTTTAGCATCGTGTTGCGGCGAAAGATCGTGTCCGCCGTTACTAGGTAAGGACGTCCGTGAACGTACCGACCATCGTACAGCCGGCTTTGCGTTGGCATCGGCAACCAACGCCAGCAACTCCTTCTCACCGAGCGCCCAGAGGCAGTCGCGTTGGGCGTCCCAAACCAATCCGTGGGCTCCCAACAACACAAGTGACTGCACGACCATCGCAGGCTGTTGAATTTCGTCGCGATCGAAGAACTGAACTTGATCACCACCGAAACTCGAAGCAACCGCAACCTGACGACCGGGCAACAAGCAAGCACTGTGCGCGTTGCGTGATTCGGCTAAGAACTTGCATGCTTTCGAGGATCGATCTATCAGTGCGACCGCGCCACTCGACGACGTGATCAACAGCAAGTCGCCTTCACACGGCTTGCAGTCGTCCGTCGAACGAAACCGTTTTCTAATGTCTTCTGG comes from the Rubripirellula reticaptiva genome and includes:
- a CDS encoding WD40 repeat domain-containing protein is translated as MNPWHPRRKFQCRLLIAITVAITVSLSPCLDSVAEQPENERAAASVTAPPVTALAMAPSGDRIVSGSQAGISIYKWPSMAIVESHDFEIGQIQSLRFSPDATRLLIAGGKPSEVGQWQIATWPDLSIVASSSEHDDVIHSAIWLSDDRFVTGAADTEVIQWQMQSHADASSRATIVRRLTGHSRRVLSVESIDRGRLLISAGVDQSLRVWSNDADLVTPLRVLDNHTGIVRDLARRPGDHPIAYLASASADKTVRIWQPSIGRLVRFARLPVEPLCIAWSSDGNQIGVGCIDGKLRIVNANTVTVEQTLPAVNGWAYSILATQDGSYIIGGTDGKLAHVKPIPPTNPLMQNHQSTPATQGGRRAVIQPGLSLACPSGFCRDADH
- a CDS encoding DUF6528 family protein, which codes for MKRARDTCATFMICFLACFLAIATLSTTAFADTHDLICCGGDEVFVIAIEDPKVKKWSWHSKQSPSIPEDIRKRFRSTDDCKPCEGDLLLITSSSGAVALIDRSSKACKFLAESRNAHSACLLPGRQVAVASSFGGDQVQFFDRDEIQQPAMVVQSLVLLGAHGLVWDAQRDCLWALGEKELLALVADANAKPAVRWSVRSRTSLPSNGGHDLSPQHDAKHLYVTTDTQVLTFDCDELNFLVAEGFGDQEKVKSVDRHATSNRIVFHQATAEDWWSDTIRFTDAKPIQISDQRLYKIRWDMPTKDPAE